In Deltaproteobacteria bacterium, one DNA window encodes the following:
- a CDS encoding sodium:calcium antiporter: MTRWFPILLAALTTLPALVLRFGGYHLAPGTEAALFGLAILGAAFLLTWAAEVAQVDISQGLALAFLALIAVLPEYAVDLYFAWRAAAQPEYASYATANMTGANRLLIGVAWPLIVALFWWRGRQRELQLPHSRSVELVFLTAATIYSFVIPLKGTISLLDTLVLVGCFVAYMWRTAHGEVEEPELLGPAEALGELRPALRRTAVGLLFVFSAVAIFASAERFAEALIHVGKNAGIDEFLLVQWLAPLASEAPEVVIACILTLRGDAQAGMGAMISSKVNQWTLLVGTLPLVYSIAMGAPAALQLDARQVEEVLLTSAQSLFAVMILSNLRLSLVEAAGLFVLFGGQLLFSDPHVRYGFSAAYLVLAAAIFVRRPKDLLGLFRNGLRHHNGQQQ; the protein is encoded by the coding sequence ATGACGCGATGGTTTCCGATTTTGCTGGCCGCCTTGACGACGCTGCCGGCGCTGGTCTTGCGCTTCGGCGGCTATCACCTGGCGCCGGGCACCGAAGCGGCGCTGTTCGGCTTGGCGATTCTCGGCGCGGCTTTTCTGCTCACCTGGGCGGCAGAGGTGGCGCAGGTCGATATCTCCCAAGGGCTGGCGCTGGCGTTTCTGGCTCTAATCGCGGTGCTGCCGGAATACGCGGTCGATCTCTATTTTGCCTGGAGAGCGGCGGCGCAGCCCGAGTACGCATCCTACGCCACCGCCAACATGACCGGCGCCAACCGGTTGCTGATCGGGGTGGCGTGGCCGCTGATCGTGGCGCTGTTCTGGTGGCGCGGGCGCCAGCGCGAGTTGCAGCTGCCGCACAGCCGCTCGGTGGAGCTGGTGTTCCTCACTGCCGCCACCATTTACTCGTTCGTCATCCCGCTCAAGGGGACGATCTCGCTGCTCGATACGCTGGTGCTGGTCGGCTGCTTTGTCGCCTACATGTGGCGCACCGCGCACGGCGAGGTTGAGGAGCCCGAGTTGCTCGGCCCGGCTGAGGCACTGGGAGAACTGCGCCCGGCCCTGCGGCGTACGGCGGTGGGGCTGCTGTTCGTCTTCTCGGCGGTGGCGATCTTCGCCTCGGCGGAACGGTTTGCCGAGGCGCTCATCCACGTCGGCAAGAATGCCGGCATCGATGAGTTCCTCTTGGTGCAGTGGCTGGCGCCGCTGGCCTCGGAGGCCCCCGAGGTAGTGATCGCCTGCATCCTGACGCTGCGGGGCGATGCCCAGGCCGGTATGGGCGCGATGATCTCCTCGAAGGTGAACCAGTGGACGCTGCTGGTCGGCACCCTCCCGCTGGTCTACAGCATCGCCATGGGTGCGCCCGCGGCGCTGCAGTTGGATGCCCGCCAGGTCGAGGAGGTCCTGCTGACTTCGGCGCAGTCGCTATTCGCCGTTATGATCCTCTCCAACCTGCGCTTGTCGCTGGTGGAAGCGGCAGGACTGTTCGTGTTGTTCGGCGGGCAACTATTGTTCTCGGACCCGCACGTGCGCTACGGTTTCTCGGCGGCCTATCTCGTGCTCGCGGCTGCCATCTTCGTGCGCCGGCCCAAGGATTTGCTGGGGTTGTTTCGCAACGGCTTGCGCCATCATAACGGCCAGCAGCAATAG
- a CDS encoding glycosyltransferase family 39 protein: MSNADESGSLNHKPLVGFLRVILLVLALALGALGYHDLFVPRFPWWRWAGELLAGCALLASAFGPVAAPHESRWRRALRWAAGATALAAAAIFLVLQPQAGRELAAGVAALAALAAFTLARWLPFTPADVRALLGDDSVAAPAESSPGSVRIMRAAAAVAAVAVGVLAAYVNSTNHLAAFVLWLASLALLAGAVWPRTGVAAAADSWRHDGGPELSPRTAAVALLLILTLALALRVIALKEVPGLIDPDEGRQGRYAERIWKDGFPDAFGIGWNVFPHLAYMTEYVGVQLLGTSNANLRLSAAVIGVLSLVPVFFWARRWWGNVIALLAVLLLAINRDHISWSRVALNNMQQVLVAGLMLAAFARLLRTRRALDWVWLGYATGLAFHTYHAAKLFPALLAVIALVFAVGMPGFLRRFAAGLPLAALAFLLCFGPLLVTIHQRWEGFYGGTSNRVDLYQLTAAYHAGDIVRVRDYLWTHVAGCLLSFTSVPSEGPTFDPWVAVPFVLGMGWWLWRWRDPRHVVVLVWVLGILVIGGMITDYPPWKARLLGFLPALCVIPAVVAGRARAALWQWSPRHADLVATPLLLAWLAAALYANWHNVFVYVAGLQRGDIMTEICRAIDEAPLPATVYMVGGAVMAEPKVAANDCMIAPNPQRALVNLPDDPLAVPIPPANRGNAVLLVAFRQQELLPLIQHYYPEAHYRIVHEPRGAAMLHVFTVRDDVIHRSRGLRANYRSAVRSWSSAEGCEVFQAPAEAPAADFPLTAVWRGLVWAGAPGAYGFRGTSELLIDDRPAGDRELHLAAGWHAIEVRARLSTPADHVALEWQPPAAADWSAIPRALLHTHPEAHGLLGRYFARPIGELSAEPIAAEPDYTRLEAAVSFDLFSQFDELPPAPFAARPSTLEWAGTVELPEGRSHGLRLEATTPASVFLDGTLVAMTAGGHEPQPVTVELSGVHGRRPILIRSLRPADDNPEFWKLRVLWRTPGGDWTAFVDYRPPAAAAARDHTR; the protein is encoded by the coding sequence GTGAGCAATGCGGACGAAAGCGGCTCCCTCAACCACAAGCCACTCGTTGGGTTCCTGCGAGTGATCCTGCTGGTCTTGGCGCTCGCGCTCGGCGCGCTCGGCTACCACGACCTCTTTGTGCCGCGCTTTCCCTGGTGGCGTTGGGCGGGGGAGTTGCTTGCCGGCTGTGCGTTGCTGGCCAGCGCCTTCGGCCCGGTGGCGGCACCGCACGAATCGCGCTGGCGGCGCGCATTGCGCTGGGCGGCCGGCGCGACGGCGCTGGCGGCGGCTGCGATCTTTCTGGTGCTGCAGCCGCAAGCCGGGCGAGAACTCGCCGCCGGTGTGGCGGCGCTGGCGGCGCTGGCGGCGTTTACACTCGCGCGCTGGCTGCCTTTTACGCCGGCAGACGTTCGGGCGCTGCTCGGCGACGACTCCGTGGCCGCGCCAGCCGAGTCAAGCCCCGGCAGTGTGCGGATCATGCGGGCGGCGGCAGCCGTCGCGGCGGTCGCCGTTGGCGTGCTGGCGGCCTACGTGAACTCGACTAACCACCTGGCGGCCTTTGTATTGTGGCTGGCGAGTCTGGCGCTGTTGGCGGGGGCGGTGTGGCCGCGCACCGGCGTGGCCGCGGCCGCCGACTCGTGGCGGCATGATGGCGGCCCGGAGCTGTCGCCGCGTACGGCCGCGGTGGCGTTACTGCTCATCCTCACGCTGGCGCTGGCACTGCGGGTGATCGCGCTCAAGGAGGTGCCGGGGCTGATCGATCCGGACGAGGGCCGCCAAGGCCGCTACGCGGAACGTATCTGGAAGGACGGTTTTCCTGATGCCTTTGGTATCGGCTGGAACGTCTTCCCGCATTTAGCGTACATGACCGAGTACGTCGGGGTGCAGCTGCTGGGGACCAGCAACGCCAACCTGCGGCTGTCGGCGGCCGTCATCGGGGTGTTGAGTCTGGTGCCGGTCTTCTTCTGGGCGCGCCGCTGGTGGGGCAATGTGATCGCGCTGCTGGCGGTGCTGTTGCTCGCCATCAATCGTGATCACATTTCGTGGAGCCGGGTAGCGCTCAACAACATGCAGCAAGTGCTGGTGGCCGGGTTGATGCTGGCGGCATTCGCCCGGCTGCTGCGCACCCGCCGTGCCCTCGACTGGGTGTGGCTGGGGTATGCCACCGGCCTGGCGTTTCACACCTATCACGCCGCCAAGCTGTTCCCAGCGCTGCTGGCCGTGATCGCGCTGGTGTTTGCGGTCGGGATGCCGGGCTTCCTGCGCCGCTTTGCTGCGGGGCTACCGCTGGCAGCGCTGGCGTTCTTGCTCTGCTTCGGACCGTTGCTAGTGACCATCCACCAGCGCTGGGAAGGATTTTACGGCGGCACCTCGAACCGCGTCGACCTCTACCAGCTCACCGCCGCCTATCACGCCGGGGACATCGTGCGGGTGCGTGACTACCTCTGGACTCACGTGGCGGGCTGCTTGTTGTCATTCACCAGCGTGCCGAGCGAGGGGCCGACTTTCGATCCCTGGGTGGCGGTGCCGTTCGTGCTCGGCATGGGCTGGTGGCTGTGGCGCTGGCGCGACCCGCGCCACGTAGTCGTGCTGGTGTGGGTGCTGGGCATCCTGGTGATCGGCGGCATGATCACCGACTATCCGCCGTGGAAGGCGCGTCTGCTCGGCTTTCTGCCCGCGCTCTGCGTAATCCCGGCCGTGGTCGCCGGCCGTGCCCGCGCCGCGTTATGGCAGTGGTCGCCGCGCCACGCCGACTTGGTTGCGACCCCGCTCTTGCTCGCTTGGCTGGCGGCGGCGCTCTATGCCAACTGGCACAACGTGTTCGTGTACGTGGCCGGCTTGCAGCGGGGCGACATCATGACCGAGATCTGCCGGGCAATTGACGAGGCCCCCCTGCCGGCAACGGTGTACATGGTGGGCGGAGCAGTCATGGCCGAGCCCAAGGTGGCTGCCAACGATTGCATGATCGCACCCAATCCGCAGCGGGCCCTGGTGAACCTGCCCGATGATCCGCTCGCCGTGCCTATCCCGCCGGCCAACCGCGGCAACGCGGTGCTGCTGGTCGCCTTTCGCCAGCAGGAGTTGCTGCCGCTGATCCAGCACTACTATCCTGAGGCGCACTACCGCATTGTTCACGAGCCCCGCGGTGCGGCGATGCTGCACGTTTTCACCGTGCGCGATGACGTCATCCATCGCAGTCGTGGCCTGCGCGCCAACTACCGCTCAGCAGTGCGTAGCTGGAGCTCGGCGGAGGGCTGCGAGGTGTTTCAGGCGCCGGCCGAGGCGCCGGCCGCTGACTTCCCGCTCACCGCCGTTTGGCGCGGCCTGGTGTGGGCGGGCGCGCCGGGAGCTTACGGCTTTCGCGGCACCAGCGAACTGCTGATCGACGACCGTCCGGCCGGCGACCGGGAGCTGCACTTGGCCGCGGGGTGGCATGCGATCGAGGTGCGGGCGCGGCTGAGCACGCCGGCGGATCACGTTGCACTCGAATGGCAGCCGCCGGCCGCCGCCGACTGGTCCGCCATTCCGCGCGCGCTGCTGCACACTCATCCGGAGGCGCACGGGTTGTTGGGCCGCTATTTCGCTCGGCCGATCGGCGAGCTATCGGCAGAGCCGATCGCTGCTGAGCCCGACTACACGCGGCTCGAGGCCGCCGTTAGCTTTGATCTGTTCAGTCAGTTCGACGAACTGCCACCGGCGCCGTTTGCGGCGCGGCCGTCAACTTTGGAGTGGGCCGGCACGGTCGAGTTGCCCGAGGGCCGCAGCCACGGCTTGCGGCTCGAGGCCACCACACCGGCGAGCGTCTTCCTCGACGGCACCCTGGTGGCCATGACCGCGGGCGGGCACGAGCCGCAACCAGTCACGGTCGAACTCAGCGGCGTGCACGGCCGCCGGCCGATACTCATCCGCAGCCTGCGCCCGGCGGATGACAACCCTGAGTTCTGGAAGTTGCGCGTGCTCTGGCGTACGCCCGGTGGCGACTGGACCGCCTTCGTGGACTACCGCCCGCCCGCGGCTGCCGCGGCTCGCGACCACACGCGGTGA
- the trxA gene encoding thioredoxin, whose amino-acid sequence MANIVEVSDASFEQEVLQAAVPVLIDFWAPWCGPCKAIAPVVEQLSQEYAGKLKVVKLNVDDNPQTPSKYGVRGIPNLIIFKSGQVQDQIVGAVPKAHLVKAIDRVLA is encoded by the coding sequence GTGGCCAACATAGTCGAAGTCAGTGACGCCTCGTTCGAGCAAGAGGTCTTGCAGGCGGCCGTGCCCGTTCTGATCGACTTCTGGGCGCCGTGGTGCGGGCCGTGCAAGGCCATCGCCCCCGTCGTCGAGCAACTCTCACAGGAGTACGCCGGCAAGCTCAAGGTGGTCAAATTGAATGTGGACGATAACCCGCAAACGCCGTCCAAATACGGCGTGCGGGGCATTCCGAACCTGATCATCTTCAAGAGCGGTCAGGTACAAGACCAGATCGTCGGCGCGGTGCCCAAGGCGCACCTGGTCAAGGCCATCGATCGCGTGCTGGCGTAA
- a CDS encoding enoyl-CoA hydratase/isomerase family protein — protein sequence MSWTKWERVTGTGLDFGEIVYEKKFHQELQGGVARVSINKPEKLNTMTLHTVDEMFRAFYDANHDTAIGAIIIAGAGKHFGAGGDVEWEQWGLREAFYNRYPHNRLVRLSRKPVIAAVQGYCLGGHNHLAYVCDFTIAAENAILGQAGPKVSSPADGFFVPYLVKVVGAKRAREMWMLCRRYTALEAYAMGLVNKVVPLDRLEEEVDKWCEELLRVSPGCLEILKAAFDQEMDGYADLGVISSMFYPDWFDMPEGKEGGAAFTAKRPPRFWGIREQEKELRQALLAEYEKEKK from the coding sequence ATGAGCTGGACCAAATGGGAACGGGTAACAGGCACGGGGCTCGACTTCGGCGAGATCGTCTACGAGAAGAAATTCCACCAAGAGTTACAGGGGGGCGTGGCGCGCGTCTCGATCAACAAGCCGGAGAAGCTCAACACCATGACGCTGCACACGGTCGATGAGATGTTCCGCGCCTTTTACGACGCCAACCACGACACCGCCATCGGCGCGATCATCATCGCCGGTGCCGGCAAACACTTCGGCGCCGGCGGCGACGTCGAGTGGGAGCAGTGGGGGTTGCGCGAGGCCTTTTACAACCGCTACCCGCACAATCGCCTGGTTCGCTTGTCGCGCAAGCCGGTGATCGCCGCGGTCCAAGGCTACTGCCTCGGCGGCCACAATCACTTGGCCTACGTCTGCGATTTCACCATTGCCGCGGAGAACGCCATCCTCGGTCAGGCCGGCCCGAAGGTCTCCAGCCCGGCCGACGGCTTTTTCGTTCCGTATCTCGTCAAGGTGGTCGGCGCCAAGCGGGCGCGCGAGATGTGGATGCTGTGCCGCCGCTACACCGCGCTGGAGGCCTATGCGATGGGGCTGGTCAACAAGGTGGTGCCGTTGGACCGTTTGGAAGAGGAAGTGGACAAGTGGTGCGAGGAGTTGCTGCGCGTCAGCCCCGGCTGTTTGGAAATCCTCAAGGCCGCTTTCGACCAAGAGATGGATGGCTACGCCGACCTCGGGGTCATCTCCAGCATGTTCTATCCGGACTGGTTCGACATGCCGGAGGGCAAGGAAGGCGGCGCGGCGTTTACGGCGAAGCGCCCGCCCCGCTTCTGGGGCATCCGCGAGCAGGAGAAAGAGCTGCGCCAGGCGCTGCTGGCAGAGTACGAGAAGGAGAAGAAGTAG
- a CDS encoding TIGR03617 family F420-dependent LLM class oxidoreductase, with protein MLSPDTAQYAGTVAGGMRIDAIAAAARRVEELGFDGATTPEAGHDPFVPLAIAAEHTRRISLGTNVAISFPRSPLATAQVAWDLQALSGGRFQLGLGTQVKGHNERRYAAPWTGPPGPRMRDYVLCVKAMFASFQNPKQPTYFTGKYYQFSMMTPFFNPGPIEHPHVPIYLAAVNPYMCRLAGELCDGIRLHPLSTFRHTRDVVLPALAAGAAKAGRKAADIDVVGCPFLAVSKTKDGLEAAKAAVKQRIAFYSSTRTYHSVLEFHGWADLGMQLHQLSLEGKWREMPKLISDEIMEEFAIVAVGDEFAAKVKERCRGIFSTFLIDGAPELQRDEGWLKQAIAELHRPDSCGARMLDQ; from the coding sequence ATGTTGAGCCCGGACACGGCGCAGTACGCCGGGACGGTCGCGGGCGGAATGCGCATTGACGCCATCGCGGCAGCGGCGCGCCGGGTGGAAGAGTTGGGCTTCGACGGCGCGACGACGCCGGAGGCCGGCCATGACCCGTTCGTGCCGCTGGCGATCGCGGCAGAGCATACGCGCCGCATCAGCCTCGGCACCAACGTGGCGATCTCGTTCCCGCGCAGCCCGCTGGCCACCGCGCAGGTCGCGTGGGACTTACAAGCGCTCTCGGGCGGACGCTTCCAGTTGGGCCTCGGCACACAGGTGAAGGGCCACAACGAGCGGCGCTACGCCGCGCCCTGGACCGGGCCGCCGGGCCCGCGCATGCGCGACTACGTGCTCTGCGTCAAAGCGATGTTCGCCAGCTTCCAGAACCCGAAGCAGCCGACCTATTTCACCGGCAAGTACTACCAGTTCAGCATGATGACGCCGTTCTTCAACCCTGGGCCGATCGAGCACCCGCACGTTCCCATCTACCTCGCAGCCGTCAACCCGTACATGTGCCGCCTCGCCGGCGAGCTGTGCGACGGCATCCGGCTGCATCCGCTGTCCACGTTTCGCCACACGCGCGATGTGGTCCTGCCCGCGCTCGCCGCCGGCGCGGCCAAAGCCGGCCGCAAGGCCGCCGACATCGACGTCGTCGGCTGCCCGTTTCTGGCCGTCAGTAAGACCAAGGACGGGCTCGAGGCTGCGAAGGCAGCGGTCAAGCAGCGCATCGCCTTCTACTCTTCGACGCGCACGTATCACTCGGTGTTGGAGTTCCATGGCTGGGCGGACTTGGGGATGCAGCTCCATCAGCTTTCGCTCGAAGGCAAGTGGCGCGAGATGCCAAAATTGATCAGCGACGAAATCATGGAGGAGTTCGCCATCGTCGCCGTGGGCGACGAGTTCGCCGCGAAGGTGAAGGAGCGTTGCCGGGGAATCTTCTCCACCTTCCTCATCGACGGTGCGCCGGAGCTGCAACGCGACGAAGGCTGGCTGAAGCAGGCGATCGCGGAACTCCACCGGCCCGACTCGTGCGGCGCGAGGATGTTGGACCAATGA
- a CDS encoding sulfotransferase domain-containing protein, with the protein MIADSTTALKYVKLSGREDLRYFPDFLIVGPQRTGTTWLHANLRYHPQIMLSEPKELYFFSSLKAPGRQRCPSNELEWYLQFFREPLRRVLLRNAISLWRYRTLYRPQVRGEATASYAAIDRDVIEEITALKPAIKVILMIRDPIERAWSHAKKDLVRNRSRKFADVTASEFEQFFADPYQRRCARYVENIDNWSACLLPGHLLVALFDDIDSRPEALLLEVMSFLGVAAERRYLGRGAGEAVNPTGASKIPERYRRFLEALLKDDLAELEARLGLSWSAAGTLVRRRDLATAERGFVLALDRR; encoded by the coding sequence GTGATTGCTGATTCCACCACGGCGTTGAAGTACGTTAAACTCTCCGGCCGCGAAGACCTACGCTACTTTCCCGATTTCCTCATCGTCGGCCCGCAGCGCACCGGCACCACCTGGCTGCACGCCAACCTGCGCTACCACCCGCAAATCATGCTCTCGGAGCCCAAGGAGCTGTATTTTTTCAGCAGCTTGAAAGCGCCCGGGCGCCAGCGCTGTCCCTCGAACGAGCTGGAGTGGTACCTGCAATTCTTTCGCGAACCGCTGCGGCGGGTGCTGCTGCGCAACGCCATCAGCCTGTGGCGCTACCGCACGCTCTACCGCCCGCAAGTACGCGGCGAGGCGACCGCCAGCTACGCCGCCATCGATCGCGACGTGATCGAGGAAATCACCGCACTCAAGCCGGCGATCAAAGTCATCCTCATGATTCGCGACCCGATCGAGCGGGCGTGGTCGCATGCGAAGAAGGACCTGGTCCGCAACCGCAGCCGCAAGTTTGCCGACGTCACCGCGAGCGAGTTCGAGCAGTTCTTCGCCGACCCCTATCAGCGGCGCTGCGCGCGTTACGTCGAGAACATCGATAACTGGTCGGCCTGCTTACTGCCGGGCCACCTGCTGGTGGCCTTGTTCGACGACATCGACAGCCGGCCCGAGGCGCTGCTGCTTGAAGTCATGAGCTTCCTCGGCGTCGCCGCCGAGCGCCGCTACCTCGGGCGCGGTGCGGGCGAGGCGGTCAACCCTACCGGGGCCAGCAAGATCCCGGAGCGCTACCGGCGGTTTCTCGAAGCCTTGCTCAAAGACGACCTGGCCGAACTCGAGGCGCGACTCGGCTTGTCGTGGTCTGCCGCGGGCACGCTCGTGCGGCGGCGAGACCTCGCCACCGCGGAGCGCGGCTTTGTACTCGCCCTCGACCGCCGCTAG
- a CDS encoding Eco57I restriction-modification methylase domain-containing protein, with the protein MKPIAGLKPSGANSLAAAVDGARREAVQRLDPRRRILMGQFLTPASVAVFMASMIECNNSVIRVLDPGAGVGSLSAALVAAMCLRPRPPRAITLTAYEIDPVLIGYLQKTLDLCRATSESAGIRFEGRIVTEDFLEVGATTLAGDLFGSGQDERFDTTILNPPYRKIRADSHERKLLRKIGVETSNLYAGFLAVAARLLVPGGEMVAITPRSFCNGPYFEPFRRFFLGSMRFRRVHVFDSRDRTFADDEVLQENIVFRAERTMNRGTDVVVSSSLDPDESCVRTRTIKHDDLVRPSDPDTFIHIVPDAEGDPVRHRIGSLDARLAALGLTVSTGRVVDFRAKDFLRSRPARDTVPLIYPCHLQGGFVEWPNARARKPNALALCARTDDLLVPAEHYVLVKRFSAKEEPRRVVAAVYDPARVAAKRVAFENHLNYFHFRGSGLPPTVARGLAAYLNSTSVDSYFRQFSGHTQVNATDLRSLRYPAWSSLIELGRRIGEVFPAQEELDRLVEEVVFRG; encoded by the coding sequence ATGAAGCCTATTGCGGGTCTTAAGCCGAGCGGCGCGAATTCACTGGCGGCGGCGGTTGATGGAGCCCGAAGAGAGGCCGTGCAGCGGTTGGATCCCCGGCGCCGCATTCTCATGGGACAGTTCCTGACCCCTGCGTCCGTGGCCGTGTTCATGGCCAGCATGATCGAGTGCAATAACTCGGTTATCCGCGTACTCGATCCAGGTGCCGGAGTTGGGTCGCTCTCGGCCGCGCTCGTGGCGGCAATGTGCTTGAGGCCGCGACCCCCGCGCGCCATTACCTTGACTGCCTACGAGATTGATCCGGTGCTCATCGGTTATCTCCAGAAGACGCTCGATTTGTGCAGGGCGACTAGCGAGAGCGCTGGAATCCGATTTGAGGGACGCATCGTCACCGAGGACTTCCTCGAAGTCGGGGCGACGACCTTAGCCGGTGATCTCTTCGGCTCGGGACAGGACGAACGGTTTGACACTACCATCTTGAACCCGCCCTATAGAAAGATCCGTGCAGACTCGCATGAACGGAAGCTCCTGCGCAAAATCGGGGTTGAGACCAGCAACTTGTATGCTGGCTTCCTAGCGGTTGCGGCGCGGCTCCTCGTTCCCGGCGGTGAGATGGTCGCAATCACGCCAAGGAGCTTCTGCAACGGCCCCTACTTCGAGCCGTTCCGCCGCTTCTTTCTGGGGAGCATGCGATTTCGCCGAGTCCACGTCTTCGACTCCCGGGACCGCACGTTCGCCGACGACGAGGTCCTCCAGGAGAATATCGTGTTCCGCGCGGAGAGAACCATGAATCGGGGCACCGACGTGGTTGTCTCGTCAAGTCTCGACCCAGACGAGTCCTGCGTGCGTACCCGAACGATCAAGCACGACGATCTCGTTCGACCCAGCGATCCTGATACCTTCATCCACATCGTCCCCGACGCCGAAGGAGATCCGGTCCGTCACCGGATAGGGAGCCTCGATGCGCGCCTGGCGGCTCTCGGCCTTACCGTCTCCACCGGACGCGTCGTGGACTTCAGGGCAAAGGATTTTCTCCGCAGTCGCCCAGCGAGGGATACCGTGCCCCTCATCTATCCCTGCCACCTTCAAGGCGGATTCGTGGAGTGGCCAAACGCTCGCGCCCGCAAGCCGAACGCGCTTGCGCTCTGCGCCCGAACCGACGACCTCTTGGTCCCGGCGGAGCACTACGTGCTGGTGAAGAGGTTCTCGGCCAAGGAAGAGCCGCGCCGGGTCGTGGCCGCCGTCTATGACCCCGCACGTGTGGCAGCCAAACGGGTCGCGTTCGAGAACCACCTCAACTACTTTCACTTTCGGGGCTCCGGATTGCCGCCGACCGTGGCGAGAGGACTGGCCGCCTACTTGAATTCGACGTCGGTGGATTCCTACTTCCGCCAATTCAGCGGACACACCCAGGTCAATGCTACGGATCTCCGATCGCTGCGATATCCGGCCTGGAGCAGTCTGATCGAATTGGGCCGGCGGATCGGAGAAGTCTTCCCCGCGCAGGAGGAACTGGATCGTCTCGTCGAGGAGGTCGTGTTTCGTGGCTGA